The Amphiura filiformis chromosome 8, Afil_fr2py, whole genome shotgun sequence genomic sequence AGCTACCTTCGATATatgaatacgcacgtgacccatgggcacgacatacaaagaccagcaagcgtgagcAAATCCTCATGCTATTGAAAAGGATAGAAACTCtttagacaaatatcatcaaatttaagtggtaattgaaaaaaattttgctgcacagtctcgtgttgtttaccgcctaatttgcattcaaatgtacaggaagaccacccactttGTAGAGGGTCACTTCGAGACATGCCTGTCTATCAAGCTGTTGTGGCagtgcggaggtggtcacgtgggtatttataaatacgtatttataaatatagtcgatgCATAGCATACTGAAGATCAGGGAGAGAAGGACTAGATTCGCAGAAAATCGTTCTTGGAGTGAGGAGCTAGTGTCCAAACATATCTACTGGATACCGAAGCATAGGAAACAGAGACAAGACCCGTCCTTACGTATATTGACATCCTCAGACACTTTTAGAAAGCCATTCGGCCTCACGCTAAGGTTTGGGGAAATCACTCGTTCTACGCAACACTATAAATGTGTAATTACTAGATGGTCCGTTTGCATAATTCCAATACAGAGGTACTAGGTAAGCGACAAAAGTAAGACCCGCATATGTGTATAATTCAGACCTATACTCCACGAAACTATAAAACAAAAAGTGGCCCATCAATTTCCGTATACATaaaatgtatttcatttgtataatttttacaatgccgagtaaaaaaaaaaccgTGTTTCTCGTTCCCTCGCGTTTCCTTTTTTGAGGCcacttcaaaattattttatttttttagattCAGTTGTAAATTTTGGAGAAAGAatgatgtctaggaagttgagaagCTTTCTATAGAATTGCTAATATAAAAGAAACACTTCTGTGATCATTGGAGTTCCTTGCTAGAACATTAATAAAAGAAAAAGGCCTCCACATTTTTTAAGGAATAAACCTACCTAAATACAGTGCccaatatgggtatttacacatATTTCGATTTTTTTAAAGCCCTGATTTAAATCATTCATGTGCGGAATATTGTTAGACCACTTTTTATACATTTCAGTCAGTTCAGAATGAATCAGAGGCAGTGAAAATAGAAGATTCTGTACAAGATCATTGCAGCATGAAGTAGCTAAATACATAAAAAGAGTTGTAAAATTTAAGTTGTCAAATATTAAACTTGACccttaatattataatatatacaCGACGGTAGTTGCCTGGCGTCAAAACTACGTCAACATTTTCCACATATAAAGTGTACTAAATCTAATTCAAATGTCATGACAGTGTTCACAACAGAGATAATCAATTGTGCGCATAATGCAACCGGCAACTGTTGGCTGCGTTTGGAAGCAGACCTCAGTGACATTAATGTACAATCGATTGTTCAAGATTGCGAATCGGTGCATTATATAGATGACTTTTTTTTCCGTCAGGCCGGGGTTGTTTCGTCTGCTGCAACTGGCCCATCCTTGGCATGACCATTAATCTGATCGAGCTCTTCTGCTGTATCCTCGTCTTCTGGTGGATGATGTAATTCAATCAATAAGTAGTAGAACCATCCTCCAATTAGACCCCCAATAAATGGGCCCAATATTGGAACCCACCACCAGTGTTTTCCGTTGGGTCTGTAataaaaaagtttataaaaaaggatatgataataattatagtctatataattatatatatgaaTGGTAAAGTATACCCACCGGTTCATAATGCAACACTAAAGAAATTGCGATTCCTCACGCCTTGGTGCTTGAAATCGCTATCCTATGACGTGAATTTTAATACCATTTAGATGGGCGTATTAAGCAATCACACCTCCAAACTGTTCCAACTTGTCGTGACTCGATTTTTTGAATCTATGCTGGGCTCTTCATAAAAGGCTCTACAGGCTGCtgaatcaaaataattggtacccatcagttttgttgCGTTTTGGTAATCCAACTTCTAAGCAACATTCCATCGTCTTCATTCAAATGACTAGAATGTGCAGTTGTATGGCCAAGTCACAAACCATGCAGATAGAATACTGTATTTCGATGTGATATCCATAATCACTTGAAACTGATGCGTGCCAACCATTTGATACAGCATGCACAAGATATTCCAATACCACGCCCACGGGGAATTATGAGAATACCTGATCGGCTTTTTTAAAAGTAACAGataaccctttttaaaattcaactacccaatgaccctctttttctcgacttttttcatgaaaatgtcATGAAATAATGCGGAATTCTCTTATCACAGCAAATTTGTACTGTAAATTTGGCAGATTTGGAAcccaaaaaaatataattttgctcaatttttcgACATTTTCTACCCGATAAcccttttttgcaaaatgttatacccaatgacctctttaaaaaacaaaagagagaaaagaaagttAGACCCCATGACCCccttgttttcattttgttatacccattGACTCCCCGTTCGAAATAAGCCCAATTGCAGTGCAATTTGCACCGAAAAATTCGCCTGTTGCGATAcaactttaaattttaaaagtGTGGATTGAAAGTTTTTGAGCAACGAACAAACATATGCAGATAAATGTGTACACTTACGTCCAGACGTCTGAGCCATACTGTGCGATGGCGGTAAACAGACGTGGTGCGAAATCTCTTGCAGGATTGACAGCAAAACCACAGTTGAATCCATAAGCCAAACCGATTCCAAACAAGGCCAGACCAACAATAAATGGTTCCATGCCTCCCACTGGCTTACAGTTCTTCTTGTCGGTAATGGCCAGAATACATGCTACCAGAAGTGCGGTACCAACAATCTGTGTTGTAAGGAACagacaaaataattataatatcagtTAAACCTATATGATTATAGCGGTCACTGTTTAAATATGAAAATTCGGTTCCAAGAGCCCATATCCATAACAAACGGCTCATTCTATGACAAGGACAAGGATCATCGCTTCTTTCCGTATTTCTGAGGCTATTATTGCAACAGTCTCCTCCCATATGTAAGAAACAATTCAGCATATCGGAGTTCATCCGGAATTAATTTAATACAGGAAAAGATAGACCCTCACGATGGAGTTGAGATTTGGACCTCAAACACTGATTAACCTGCATAAGCGCCGCATCCTCACACTCAGGATTTGGGCCTTTAAGATTTATAAGGTACATAATACCGCTTTGTTCCTATATAATATGGTGGGACCGGCCTGAAAAGATAGAAATGATTTGAATATCAGGGTCCTCGTATACCCGGATCCCTTCTCTTCTGAGGTCCTGTCATTAAGACCGCAACGGTGATGTCATGCGGTGCTTATATACACgtaataattaataatttgagAGTTCTTTTGAGGCCCAAATCTTCACTCCATCGTGAAGACCTGATACTCGATCTTCTGAGGTCTCGCCGTAAATATTTATTACAATGGCGTGCTAAAGTGCTGTTTATATGCACGGTAATGTTTCAGGCCCAATgaagccttttgtctctatgtattgtatgatgcaactgtaatttttttcgtctgtgccccaaaatttttattttgccccccccccgaccaaaaaagctggctacgcccctggctatATCCGAAATTTCTTCTCTCTTCCGCCAGTAAGGTTATGGCGCTGTGAAGTACCACAACTCTAGGATTTATTTTAGCATAAGAAAAATATATAACACGATATAACTCGGGTGATAGCATTATTTTAAGCGGAGTATAGTGAGGCAGTAACTGTTTAAGAATTTTGAACATTAATAGTTTTATACAGCATACAATTATTCtacagtcaaaattttagtcactTTCTCATAACTTGTTCTCATAAACAGCCCGcctgaaactgtcaaaattgctttttttttcagattGCCAACAATTGTGAGATCTTTTTGGCCATATTAAAAACAAATTCGAGTTAATGTGGAGCATCTCTAGAGTAATAATAATTacgtatttttaaaactttaacaatgtttaaggtggcaataaatttattttgtgtgtgaGGTGCGTGCATGTGTGATTTTCTCAAATATTGGGAAATGTTACTTGCattatttatttcctttttaaAGTTAGGTTTACTTTAATTTACTATATATAGGGCCCTTTTGTCTTCGTTACATCCAAAGAAATCGTAAAAATCAACTTTAAAAATAATTCTGCAAAACGTGATCCGGATATGCATCCTTAAATAAGCAAAACGTGTTCTTGATATTATTCCAGAGACAAAATAGTCCCTAAAATAAAAGCCTTCACTCCATTAAccgtattaaccatgttaacgtcgATTAAAGCATTTCAGTAGCCTTTGCATAACCTTGGAAGATGATGCCTTGAGGTCAATAGTAGCCTCACAAGTTCGCATTGCCCATCTGTCTGCTCTAGATTCAAAGAGCCAGGGACAAAAAGATATCCATATGTTGGACTATTAGAGAGAACAAACTTGTTTCGCTACAagtcaagtagaaacaaaaaaaaaactctCTTCACATTTGGAAAACATCCATCCATTTTAATCATTAGGTCCTATTTCTCTTCATGTACTGGAGCtcataataaacaaaatatgttttATGTAGCTACACTATATATGAAAGAAATAATTGGAAGATGAAATTTGCTGGTACATGTGAGTAtgaaatacataattatataatttgggcACATAGCAATACGATAATTAAGTTACATTATGCCTGTAGACAACTTCTTTCAGGGCTCTTTTGGGTCAAATGTAGGCTGACTTTTGCCCTGTTCTTTCGGGGCTGCGCATTTCAAACAGGGGTTTTTACCCGGGCGGCAGTATATGGCAATTTATCTTATAAGTACCTCCACTACCCCCCGGACATAAGTAGCAATAACTGAAAATCCCAGGCTTGAACCCATGACCTTGAGTTTAGTCAGATGATCCTATCAACTGAACCAATTACCAGAtcatgcatgatgggaaagactATAGGAAGTCCGTTCCATGTTTCAATCACACGCCTtctacactgtaaatccaagtgtttagggtttctgtaacaatttttaaacactgcaaggtgtttaatttttttatttacacagtaaaggtatatgacacctaaacaccaaacacaaagtaaacatatgaacacaaagagtaaacacatgagagtatttagaGTAAACACAAGAGAAAAATGTATGGATGTTTCAGCTACTTCTATATTCGATCCCTACACAAGCTAATTCAAAATGTACCTGATCGAGGAAACCTTCTTGAAGTGTGAGGAACTCCTGTGGGTATGTGCCCCAGATTCCAGCAGTACCAGTTGGTCCCGATACCATTCTCTCGCCTCCATCAAAAGCGTTGATAGCATCTAACAAAACATGGATGTGAAAAATAATGTAGATCAACTGCGTTAGAATAATCGTTGAGAATCATAAAATAACTGTATCTGCATGGAAAAGAAACTAACAACATCCCAGGAAACTCAAAAATGTGTTACaaaatgttataaacgtgttttggttttgtGCATGTCagatttatttcaaacaaaaggcatattgatcagtataCTTTTCCCTAATCAATTATTCTGTTTAAAATCTTCTCAGAACATTCCAAATTCCCAGAAAATGCCTCAAATCGCACCTGCCTTTtcatgcattattatgttttgatgagtccaagtgtgtgaaaatattggatccaaaacataataatgataaaattgatgctttacgcccaatatttattggtctcgctatgagtttaaaaatattggactcgactcatAGCtccaccaataaatatgggctcaatcgatccaatttcgATCCAATCAACATTGGTCCACATAGTAAGCCATTGGGCCCATTATTAGCTTTTAGCAACGCGTTAACCCTAAAGTTATCGTTTTAGAAATTTCTACATACATGCAATACGGTATACAAACGTGGATCTACGTGTCGTCGTTCCATTTGGATGTGTCATTTTGTCCATAATGACTAGAAAATAATGGATGTATTATGTATGCACTGAAAGAAAATCTTCCAACCATTTTGCTATATTTCCGAGCAAACCATCCACAAATTATCCCTTTATTTGTTATCGGCGTTAACGATGCGGAAAGGGGCTTCAACGTATATGCATATGCCATGCTTTTAAGAGTATAGTAATGGAACTGCTAAGTTTAGTGTCTATTATAAGCTACCATTCATGCCATTATAAAGATGAATACCATTAAGATGATACCATTAAAACCTCCCAATCTTGATATGAGCGAAAGTCATGCAATGCTTAAACGCATCAGACACGTCACCCGTCAGAACACTTTTTGCACTGATCCTACATATCTTGACGTTTTTGTAAACTGATGCCTTCAAAAAGCCGATACTTGACCACTTTTATCCATCAGAAGGCGTTGCCATACTTCAGTGAATcaagtttgaaataaatataGCAAGGTCAGGagtattttatttgatttgttgaaacAATTGACAGGAACAATTAATTTGTGACAATGTGTCGGAATAACTCTTTATTATCTCTTTCGTGAACCTCATACCGTAACCCAAATTTTAACCTTTTCCTTTATAGCTATTAACAAAATGTGTGATGAGTGATTATGGCAAAATAGTATCACTTGCAAATATGTGTAATTCTATTTTACAACTCAAAACAAGTTTCCATGTGCCATTTATAAACTAATGAACTATTATCATGAAAAAGTTTCGTAGTTTTTATCACACACAGAAATACTACAAGCGGCAGACAATTTTTATTGCTGTGATGTATTGACTGAAAAAAAAAGATTCTAGTGGCGTTTAAGGATTATTAAAATCGCATCATTTGGACTAATCTGAAAAAACGCAGCGAAATGAACCACGAGAATATTCCGTCATTCGGAGAACACGCATCAAGCATTTGCAACTGAGTGCGACCAACAAATGGATGTGTACACCTGTTTCATCGCAGTCAGTTTCTAAAAGAGTAGGGTACATAATAACCTTGGTTCTAATCCGAAGGACTGTATAACAAAGGGTCGTAATTCCGAatgttcgttattccgaaggatcattactccgaaggttcaAAACATTGGAGtgatgaaccttcggaataacggtccttcggaataacgatctGTTCCCGGTCCTAATCCATTCAGGGCTCTTGTTCTGCAGCTGATGATTGTGATAAAAGTTTGAATTGTAAAAGTGTCATTTACATGTCAAGATATATGGCATGATGTGCAAAATTGTCGCTGGATACGttctttttccaaaataaaacaatgttgaaaaaataAACTTTCATCTTTACTGCGCTGTCAAATTCCTCATCGATCTTCTTACAGATAAAACTGTTGTTATCTCCGATTTTTGCAATGCATCATCCTGTCATTAAAATTATTGAAATGTAATAAATTTGATTTATTATATCATTTGGCTTGCATGGGAGGTATTTATTCCTTTGACAAGCTTGAGGTGCCAGAGCACAACGAGAATTGTGAAAAGGAAAACTTGTAgacaaattacatgataaattGTGGCGGCATTATTGGGGAATTAGCAGCGTTTTAGAAAGGGGAATCCACGCATATACAGGAAAATGACACTTACGCCACAAAAATGGTCgtttttgttgttatttgctTTCACCAGAGCATACTCTCCCTGTAGGCTATACGGTACCCTCAAGTCCGGGGAGTAAGAAAGAACTCTGACTTTTTGGGGGCTGGAGGGTCAGGTCTTGAATCTGACTGAGGACTAGGGTTTCTAGCCCTCCTGACCACTAATTATTACGTCAGTATGtccaatttcttatttcttgaCCCAAGAGCCAGGAGTAAAATTTTAGGGCCTACACTTGTTTTGTTGGGAGCACAGAATTAGAGAAactgtggtcatggtggtggtgATAGGAGTGACCTTTCTTTTCCTTCCTCTTTTTCTTCACTTCTGTTTCTTTTTTCTCTTCATCAGGCCAGCATGCTGATAAACGTTTAATTTTCAGCTTGGCTTtggcattttgcttgagcctggtcctatTACAATCAAACAACTTACCAGCATAAACTCCGTATATAATTACTGAAGCAAAGAAAGCGCCACAAAACTGGGCAGCAGCATAAACAGGCAACGCTCTCCAAGGCATTTTACCCAATGTCGCCATTGCCAATGATACTGCCGGATTAAGATGGCCACCTGAAACACgagtcacattaaaaaaaaataaacgtatataaatggtatatttcAAAGGACCCGATGGGCAATTTGTTATAAAGCTACGCGTGAGTCAAACTTTTGAAATTAAACGCTAAATACGCACGGAATTGGTGTTGGCCTATAATATATCTCTACTAAACCCAAGTTAGGGCTATATCCTCAACCCCACCCCGCgtacagtgtattttacccatacgaaaaatcattctgtacggaccgtaccgtgcatgcacagatcactgacagtgacgcaaacaaccaatcagcagttggaaaatcgttaacccaatgatGTCATCGCtgcatcagaggatgatttaaggaagccccatcatgcactgtaaaagtgttatcactagagtttccactgccactttacttttcagatcccattgaattctgtgcaaaagatgttgttttagaattgcccgtgtgtcattattacttggtcgatttcagatctaaagtgatgtatgcatgaaggataaattACACCTTCtgtaaataacataaaatgtgaaatcgaccaactttatgaaggtgtttttactgtaaatatatctgtccaaattcaaatttaaccatgcacgtgtgtatgcagtgggcgggcagtggtgtcatgttcactcacacagctgtgctaaccgcaagacttgctgggaagtgaaATCATCCTCTGTCGCTGCATTTTCaatgataaaattcaaaatcgttcaaaaacacgagtttttaattgcaaatatttaatttttgtaatcatgAATGTCAATGTCTATCTTAAATTAACACCGTAtattatcgtagcgttgaatgcgctgaagcttgtgaggcggatctcttgcaaatttggcggatcttttgttttttgtgacactaaaaatccatctttcgcatggccggggtgtgtgtgtgtggggggggggggacgggGTCAGCTATGCACGCATGGATTCTGTTAGTAACAACCTGCATACATAAACACTCGTATTGCTGACtgagtgtaccaatcgtagcagggtgtaaaatataaaacaaagtcaatgtttaatctcaaatatgttatggggtaaatataagcagttgaataatttaacaataatttgaacctgaaaaataaataaacatgaaagttcatgagtgatttttcaacatatttgactgttggataaatatgggtgctgcagctttggagctaaggcaatatggcgcattactttgaagttggtaatgggtaaattacactgtgcccCGTGGGCAAAAAGAGGGGGAAAGGGGGACAAAACTGTAGAAAGGGGGAGATTgttggcaagtcaaaaggggTATAGTCTATCTCGGTTCACCGTGAAAGTAACAACGCCATATTGGACTTTgcagcctggtcccatcaggactcaAGCGGCATATATGCCccttgaatgtgtgccaaaaatcgcttgctcccacccacttcggcttgccaaaaatcgctgcaTCCCGTACCTAAAAATTCTGATCCCACTCCCCCGTTTTATCCTCCCCCAGgtcttataattattgcacagccccatatCTATGTAcagtttgcataattataattatttggatCTCAAAAACAGATAATTATTACACGAGCCCTTAAACATGATATTATATTGAAATGACACTCCATAACTTAATGCTTCGTGACATGCAAGGGCTATCTACCACATgggaaaatgtcaaatgttgattGCTCGCTTTTGCTTTTACTAAACCATACTTTTATGTTTTGTaatctgatataaaaaaaaaatatggaacaTGGGGTAATGCCTTTAACATGTTGTGATGTTTACATCTGAATGTGATAAATGCAACAAAGTGTTTCTAAGTGCACAAATGTCTCTTCGGGATGCAGTGCCTCAGGTTTGACCACACTCTTTTCGTTGACCTATTACCTTTGAAGACCTAAATCATAATACGTttgttatcatgtttataatatgGACACCACATTTCCCTGTAACGCTAAAATTTTAAACCTGCAACAGAAACACGATCTCTGAAAACCTATAGCCCTCCCAAGTCAGGCAAGACGGTCTCTAATTCTTTGATGGGATCAATTCCCCCAAGATGTGACACATTTTGCCCCTTCATTTCATCAAAATTCTTTTTAGTACTACTATTCCCTATTCCATACTTCTGTTCTACGAGTTGACAAGCATACCCATACAGAACTGCGCAAGTTCAGCCCATTACGTGATCTACAGTAGTTTGATATTACGCTCTTAGGCAAAAGATTTAATTtcttcaaattgttttaaaaatatgtaaaacaaaACTGAGTTTATCTTGGCAGATATCGCTTCTCAAGAGAGGTACGGGTCACTCAGTATAAAAATCACCGGCCGCAAGCATTTGCAAATAAGGCCGAAGAAATTAATGTTTAGTTCtcggtttttggttttggtttttttggtgtttttttaaagatttgtcaAAAAATTCAAGACCTCAGAATTcacatttgaaaaagaaaaagaaaaggagcCTCCTTTCcacgagcactgttggaaaagaccgaaaacaacTATAACAATGTTAATTTTGCACTGAAGGAAACAAAAACCTCCCTcgctcatcaattcatgaaaatcatctatatggacgagaaccaaaacattaattttatacggccaatGCATAATAATATACACAAGTCGGTAGATCAGTCCTAAAGATCAACATTCAGAAATAACAGTCAGAAATACCAGAAACTGTTTTGggagaaaatctaaaaaaaaagcaGGTGGAATGGCCAGAGTAGATCAACGTAATCTAGTATCAGTCATCACAGAGCAGAATGCTCCATGTTTATACACGTACAAAATGCCATGTCAAATGCTTTTTTGCAAAGACCATGCATTCTATTTAAATTTCTATTCTGAGACACTGAATttgtaaaatggtaaaataagtgTATTTCTTTGAAATGTCAGCttcaatttgctttttatttgaaagaaatgGGACATTCGGCTATCAGATAGCTCTATATAGGCCCTCTAGTTATTGCAGTTAATATTGATATACTTAATAatcggtaggcctataatatatctATGAAACCATATTTCATGTATATGATTAGTGTAATGTTTTGGCACTGCCAAACTAATATGCGGATGGGTTACAGGTGTCTGTGCAAATAGCATTTGAATTGGGAACAGGTAACCATAATAGCGCTTTTTCGTCGCATATGAAATGGACTGGAACCCACAATACAGAACACATAAAGTGATAAACGGTACGCGATGATGTAGGCTTATAGGTTATCATGTTAtcccatataggcctatagcctatgtACCCTGCTATATTCCCCTCTCTCCCAATGCACGTCAAAATGTGTTACGACACTTATGGAAAAACTTGCTACTGAGTGTATAATTGCCACTCACATTTCCGTTATTTTAACGTGATGAAATGTCGTTTTTTGGTGCCAAGTCTATTACCCTTCCCTAACCTCCCTCCCTAACCCtgcccaccaatcaatgttgttgGCTACTATAAGAAGCGCACAATCATgagcataggcttaggaaccgggggcttgAGGggactcagccccctcaataattttggtgcggggctggaatacctttcagccctacccccaccccccccccccaccccaataatcctaggtgaacttaaaaattgcgataaaatagagagaaaaggggtctttgtgacctatattttgcaaaattttctgactgggGCAGGAAACCCCCCTCGCGCACCCCCCAGTCTGGccccacaatttttttttcaagtcagCCCCCCAGTGTTGAAAACCTTCCTAAGCCTATGATGAGCAGCATCGGAGTATTCAACATTGATGGGGAAATGTAGGGGTGGGAAGGTCATTAACATTACCCTGTGTCCCATCACTTTTGACGAGCACTGTAGTATCATCAATCAGTATTCCGATTTACGGTCAATCATTTACATCCACATTCATGTTATGTTCTTGTTTTCAGTGGAGCTGGACCACTTGTATTGGTCCAGATTTTCTGTATTATGGTTTCAGCCTACATGTAATTCTATATGGCAC encodes the following:
- the LOC140158524 gene encoding aquaporin-3-like isoform X1, with amino-acid sequence MPNGKPTTRKVGWEQPGLEPGQGKDKTNVGSTETLIKKKDKSNMAEAWFQRSVESKLQRLRIRSLLGRQFLAEFFGTFILVIFGNGSVAQSVLSNGNRGEFLSIDWGFGVGLLLGVYFSAGISGGHLNPAVSLAMATLGKMPWRALPVYAAAQFCGAFFASVIIYGVYADAINAFDGGERMVSGPTGTAGIWGTYPQEFLTLQEGFLDQIVGTALLVACILAITDKKNCKPVGGMEPFIVGLALFGIGLAYGFNCGFAVNPARDFAPRLFTAIAQYGSDVWTPNGKHWWWVPILGPFIGGLIGGWFYYLLIELHHPPEDEDTAEELDQINGHAKDGPVAADETTPA
- the LOC140158524 gene encoding aquaporin-3-like isoform X2; its protein translation is MERLDISEATRKKDKSNMAEAWFQRSVESKLQRLRIRSLLGRQFLAEFFGTFILVIFGNGSVAQSVLSNGNRGEFLSIDWGFGVGLLLGVYFSAGISGGHLNPAVSLAMATLGKMPWRALPVYAAAQFCGAFFASVIIYGVYADAINAFDGGERMVSGPTGTAGIWGTYPQEFLTLQEGFLDQIVGTALLVACILAITDKKNCKPVGGMEPFIVGLALFGIGLAYGFNCGFAVNPARDFAPRLFTAIAQYGSDVWTPNGKHWWWVPILGPFIGGLIGGWFYYLLIELHHPPEDEDTAEELDQINGHAKDGPVAADETTPA